A portion of the Pararge aegeria chromosome 10, ilParAegt1.1, whole genome shotgun sequence genome contains these proteins:
- the LOC120626758 gene encoding ADP-ribosylation factor-like protein 6-interacting protein 4, whose amino-acid sequence MGKEKSKKRHRSDSSSSSSSDSSREKKKLRKLKKKLKKEQRKTEKALRKKLREEKRKLKKQKRDSRSKSCDAYTSVASADIPVELMEKSKAMAPMTKEEWEKRQSVVRKVHDEETGRYRLIKGDGEVLEEIVSRDRHREINRQATMADGDFFQSQTVDKPNRGSNR is encoded by the exons ATGGGGAAGGAGAAATCTAAGAAACGGCACCGGTCAGATAGCTCGAGCTCCAGCAGTTCGGACTCCAGCCGGGAAAAGAAAAAACTGCGCaagttaaaaaagaaattgaaaaaaGAACAGAGGAAGACCGAGAAGGCATTGAGGAAGAAGCTTAGAGAGGAGAAGAGGAAACTAAAGAAGCAGAAACGTGATAGTAGGAGCAAAAGTTGTGATGCCTATACAAGTGTTGCGTCGGCTGATATTCCTGTAG AGTTGATGGAAAAATCAAAAGCCATGGCACCAATGACCAAAGAGGAGTGGGAGAAGAGACAGAGTGTAGTCAGGAAGGTTCATGATGAAGAGACTGGCAGATACAG GTTAATTAAAGGCGACGGTGAGGTTTTAGAGGAGATTGTGTCACGCGACCGACACCGGGAAATCAACCGGCAGGCAACCATGGCTGACGGGGACTTCTTTCAATCACAGACTGTTGACAAACCAAATAGAGGGTCGAAtagatag